In Erigeron canadensis isolate Cc75 chromosome 8, C_canadensis_v1, whole genome shotgun sequence, the DNA window GAAACCAACAAAATTGTCGCAAGAAAGCTAAAGGTGTAAACCGCCCAATTTTGGCTCCCAAACTATGTTTATTAGCTAACAAAATCTCCTGGTTGTTGTCATCTACTAAAAATCAGTCATCAAACTGTATCATTTTGTCTAGTGTCGCATGTGTATTCATTCTTCACTATAATCCTACTCTAGTCGCCTACTCTGTCCTACAACTTATTACGTTCTTGTGAGCATACCATCAAACATTAGGAGTGTTATAACCACTCCAGTCCATAAACTTCTTCACCTCATCATACAAAACCAAGATTGCCGCGGCTCCTGTACTCCTAAACATGTTTGATAGGGCCCCACGATAAAATGACCCGAACCCTTCTGTCTTATAGATTGTTTTCCAGCATTCCAATGTGTTTCTATACATAGGTCGATCTATTCCAGATTGCATCATCATTCGTCTCCTCACAGTATCCATTGGGTAAGAAACTAGCCCGGCTGATGTAGTCACACCTTGAGCTACAATCCAGCGTTTCCATAATGCAACTTCTGATGGAGCGTTTTTGgacattttttctttcattgtATCAAACCCACCAAAATACAGGCCTCGGTGAACCACCATTCCTTGAAGGGATGCTGGGAGCCCTTTGTAGATCCCACGGATCCCGTCCTTGGCCCGTACTGTAGAAAGGAAGTGACGGATGCCTTTAAATTGACGGGATTCCATTCTCCCAAGGTCTGCAGCGAGCCGAGTGTGTGCTATATCTAGAGGGTAGATGATGACTAATGTCGTGCATCCAGCTGCAGCCCCAGCTATGAAGTTGGCAGATGGACCAGCTAAAAAGGTGGAGTGTTGAGAATTGCCACTGCGCAAGATGCTTCTATAAAGATCCTACAGAATATATATCTTTGTTCATTAATAAAAGAAGTAGAAATTTCAGCTCATATATTAGAAATTATTCAATTCCGAATATGTTATATGGGTTAAACAGTACTAAAAAGATTTAGCTTAAAAGAAAACGGGTGAAATGGATAGGATAGAACATAATAAAAGTCGCCCAAAGTAAATTTTCAATGCATAAAACCTTCTTAGATCGCTTTTGGGTGCCCATGGCagttaaaaaaatgtttgtgcCAACCCAACCGCTGTCAAAATGACCCGTTTTGAGCTGTTACCCAGCCTGCCCAACACAGCCATTTTACTGATACGAAAACATAATGATACAAATAATTATTTTGCATGTACTCATATTTGCCACAAAAAATCTCAATAAGTCTCTCCACAGTCAAACAACAATTATTTTACTTCAACTGGAACCAAAACTACACAAAAAGATTGATTGAAAGCTGTTGTGCTCAAAACAGGCAAAGACAGAAAGATGCCGAGAAATACAATCAGTGAATATGATcacaaatttattttcaaaaactagCAGGAATTCAAAATTGCTATTGCTACTCAACTTAAGGGGTATTTGGATTTGCATTATACACTTTTGATAATCAGATTCTACTTA includes these proteins:
- the LOC122609741 gene encoding probable ADP,ATP carrier protein At5g56450, which produces MVEEDESKKSKKVEISLMISSSYWLTNFPRDLMAGALMGGMVHTVVAPIERTKLLLQTQESNIAIVGGKHRRFNGMIDCIVHTVKQEGFLSLWRGNGSSVLRYYPSVALNFSLKDLYRSILRSGNSQHSTFLAGPSANFIAGAAAGCTTLVIIYPLDIAHTRLAADLGRMESRQFKGIRHFLSTVRAKDGIRGIYKGLPASLQGMVVHRGLYFGGFDTMKEKMSKNAPSEVALWKRWIVAQGVTTSAGLVSYPMDTVRRRMMMQSGIDRPMYRNTLECWKTIYKTEGFGSFYRGALSNMFRSTGAAAILVLYDEVKKFMDWSGYNTPNV